The following coding sequences are from one Balneolales bacterium ANBcel1 window:
- a CDS encoding SDR family oxidoreductase — protein sequence MSFQKKNVIVTGAANGIGRVIARTFAEKGAFVALADIDDGAGKALEHAIREDGFGARFFHADVSDPGSVEKLIKHTTAACGSIDILINNAGVSEFTPFYNLTTDEWDRILNTNLRGAFLCARESARVMCENGGGSIVNIASTRALMSEPGSEAYAASKGGLLALTHALALSLADDRITVNAVSPGWIHTGDYTSLRDIDHQQHPSRRVGRPADIARACLFLCDPENNFITGENLVIDGGMTRKMIYEH from the coding sequence ATGTCTTTTCAAAAAAAGAATGTCATCGTAACCGGGGCAGCCAACGGCATCGGTCGTGTCATTGCCCGAACATTCGCTGAAAAGGGCGCTTTTGTCGCCCTGGCCGATATCGACGACGGTGCCGGCAAGGCACTGGAACATGCCATTCGGGAGGATGGGTTTGGTGCGCGATTTTTTCATGCGGACGTCTCTGATCCCGGCTCGGTTGAAAAGCTGATCAAGCATACAACCGCCGCATGCGGATCCATTGACATCCTCATCAACAATGCCGGCGTTTCGGAGTTTACCCCTTTTTATAATTTGACGACCGATGAATGGGACCGTATCCTCAATACGAATCTGCGTGGAGCCTTCCTGTGCGCGCGGGAATCAGCGAGGGTCATGTGTGAGAACGGCGGCGGGTCCATTGTCAACATCGCATCCACCCGTGCACTCATGTCGGAGCCGGGATCTGAAGCCTATGCCGCTTCCAAGGGCGGATTGCTGGCACTCACGCACGCGCTGGCCCTGTCACTGGCCGATGACCGGATCACGGTCAATGCCGTTAGTCCGGGCTGGATCCACACCGGCGACTACACCTCCCTGCGTGATATCGACCATCAGCAGCATCCCTCCCGCCGCGTGGGCCGGCCGGCAGACATTGCCCGCGCCTGCCTGTTCCTCTGCGATCCCGAAAACAATTTCATCACCGGAGAAAACCTGGTGATCGACGGCGGCATGACACGGAAAATGATTTATGAGCATTGA